A single Pseudobdellovibrionaceae bacterium DNA region contains:
- the tadA gene encoding Flp pilus assembly complex ATPase component TadA, whose product KRKLKELTLEAVPKEVSQIIVNQFDSKSALSGSAIETNLQKKILSILPNDEISSYGALQNATPFVVSKPNISLSQSYKKLVTSLSGGLLQRLKVLSESDANISTSKHSDDQQSLNNLKIQIHKELIITMNIKKDSINSKNNPNKEQELKDTTKTVIVELTDKLANNLSRNLRAQIIQEVLDEALGLGPLETLLKDPAVTEIMVNGYNHIYVERSGKLTLSTTTFTSNLQLRNVIERICTPLGRRIDEKTPYVDARLSDGSRVNAVIEPLSIDGPSLTIRKFPSDRITIKDFTEKFGSLTPAMAGFLKICVEQGLNIVISGGTGSGKTTLLNVLSSFIPGRERIVTVEDAAELQLKQEHVVRLETRPANLEGTGEVSIRDLVKNCLRMRPDRIIVGECRDGAALDMVSAMNTGHDGSMTTVHSNNPREAISRLETLCMMAGMELPAKALREQISGAVHLIIQISRLSDGSRKIMHISEVLGMQGDTVTLQEIFRFKEEGFDKNRKIVGQFQSMGLIPSFIEKFEQKGIKIPRNLFSTKNSLTAKPSTKILTSVFSSQTKNNKINASEKSITPSKISTLKKVSPINSGKAVKKPGIIFKNKFKKVGGNG is encoded by the coding sequence AATTTGCAAAAAAAGATTTTATCCATTTTACCCAATGATGAAATTTCTAGTTATGGGGCTTTGCAAAATGCCACACCCTTTGTAGTAAGCAAGCCCAATATTTCTTTATCACAATCTTATAAAAAATTAGTAACTAGCTTAAGTGGTGGATTATTACAAAGACTAAAGGTTTTGTCAGAATCTGATGCCAACATTTCTACTTCAAAACATAGCGACGATCAACAAAGCTTAAATAATTTAAAGATACAAATTCATAAAGAGCTTATTATCACTATGAATATAAAGAAAGACTCTATCAACTCAAAAAATAATCCTAATAAAGAGCAGGAATTAAAAGACACTACAAAAACAGTTATTGTTGAACTTACCGATAAATTAGCAAACAATCTTAGCCGCAATCTTCGTGCTCAAATTATTCAAGAAGTTTTAGACGAAGCTCTTGGCCTAGGCCCTTTGGAAACTTTATTAAAAGACCCCGCGGTAACAGAGATTATGGTTAATGGGTATAATCATATTTATGTAGAGCGTTCGGGAAAATTAACATTAAGCACAACCACATTTACATCTAACCTCCAATTGCGAAATGTTATTGAGCGGATTTGTACTCCACTTGGCCGTCGTATTGACGAAAAAACTCCTTATGTAGATGCTCGTTTATCTGACGGCAGTCGTGTAAATGCGGTAATAGAACCTTTATCTATTGATGGGCCTTCTTTAACCATTCGTAAATTTCCTTCTGACAGAATTACTATTAAAGATTTTACAGAAAAATTTGGTAGCTTAACTCCTGCAATGGCTGGTTTTTTAAAAATTTGTGTAGAACAGGGTTTAAATATTGTTATCTCTGGCGGAACAGGGTCTGGTAAAACGACCTTGCTTAATGTTTTGTCGAGCTTTATCCCTGGCCGCGAAAGAATTGTAACTGTAGAAGACGCAGCCGAACTACAATTAAAACAAGAACATGTTGTTCGCCTCGAAACTCGCCCTGCTAACCTAGAGGGAACCGGAGAAGTTAGCATTCGCGATTTAGTTAAAAATTGTTTAAGAATGCGCCCCGACAGAATTATTGTTGGTGAGTGTCGTGATGGTGCCGCTTTAGATATGGTGTCTGCCATGAATACTGGACATGATGGTTCTATGACCACCGTTCATTCTAATAATCCTCGAGAAGCTATTTCGCGACTAGAAACACTTTGTATGATGGCCGGAATGGAGTTGCCTGCAAAAGCATTGAGAGAACAAATTTCTGGTGCCGTGCATTTAATTATACAAATTTCACGCCTTAGTGACGGTAGTCGTAAAATTATGCACATCTCTGAAGTTTTAGGTATGCAGGGAGACACCGTAACTTTGCAAGAAATTTTTAGATTTAAAGAAGAAGGTTTTGATAAAAATAGAAAAATTGTTGGGCAATTTCAATCTATGGGCTTAATCCCCTCTTTCATTGAAAAGTTTGAACAAAAAGGAATAAAAATTCCAAGAAATTTATTTAGTACAAAAAATTCACTTACTGCAAAACCTTCGACAAAAATATTAACATCTGTTTTTAGTTCGCAAACTAAAAATAACAAAATAAATGCTAGCGAAAAATCAATTACCCCTTCAAAAATTTCAACATTAAAAAAAGTTTCGCCAATAAACTCTGGCAAAGCCGTTAAAAAGCCTGGAATTATTTTTAAAAATAAATTTAAAAAGGTAGGCGGCAATGGCTAG
- a CDS encoding DedA family protein — translation MSLHQLSKIFIVNLLGWLAGLSVLKSYLLIFGVLLLSGLGVPLPEDVSLITSGILVSLGKMSFLGACVVGFVGVMAGDCILFFLGYYMGKRAFTLPFLKKIFTPKRIKMASEKVNNNSKLICFTARFLPGLRSPIFLTAGTLKVNPLVFLALDGGAALFSVPIWVFVGSLFGNNVDAILKFTAKANSYFLAALFLSITIYFLIKKKVGRKPRTSV, via the coding sequence ATGTCTTTACATCAGCTATCAAAAATTTTTATTGTTAATCTACTTGGCTGGCTAGCTGGCCTTAGCGTGCTAAAATCCTATTTACTGATTTTTGGCGTACTGCTACTGTCTGGGTTAGGCGTGCCTCTTCCCGAAGATGTTAGCCTTATTACCTCGGGCATCTTAGTTTCTTTGGGTAAGATGAGCTTTTTAGGAGCTTGTGTTGTAGGCTTTGTGGGCGTAATGGCCGGCGACTGCATCTTGTTTTTTTTAGGCTATTATATGGGCAAAAGAGCCTTTACCCTTCCTTTCCTTAAAAAGATTTTTACCCCTAAAAGAATTAAAATGGCTTCAGAAAAGGTAAACAATAACTCTAAACTAATTTGTTTTACTGCTCGCTTTTTGCCAGGCCTAAGAAGCCCTATTTTTTTAACTGCAGGGACTTTAAAAGTAAACCCTCTTGTTTTTTTAGCCCTAGACGGAGGGGCCGCATTATTTAGCGTACCTATTTGGGTGTTTGTAGGGTCTTTGTTTGGCAATAATGTTGATGCTATATTAAAATTTACCGCAAAGGCTAATAGTTATTTTTTAGCGGCTCTATTTCTTTCTATAACTATTTATTTTTTAATAAAAAAAAAAGTGGGAAGAAAGCCTCGCACCTCTGTTTAA